The Parashewanella spongiae genome has a window encoding:
- the kdsA gene encoding 3-deoxy-8-phosphooctulonate synthase, protein MNQKTINLGDIQINNDKPFVLFGGMNVLESRDLAMKIAETYAEVTQKLGIPYVFKASFDKANRSSINSFRGPGMEEGLKIFEEIKQTFKLPLITDVHETAQCVPVAEIVDIIQLPAFLARQTDLVVAMAKTGAIINVKKPQFLAPHEMRHIITKFNEAGNDEIMLCERGSSFGYNNLVVDMLGMDDMKQTSYPVIFDATHALQRPGGRADSAGGRRAQATELARSGMALGLAGLFIEAHPDPNNAKCDGPCALPLAKLEGYLTQMKAVDDLIKSFDKINTSC, encoded by the coding sequence ATGAATCAAAAAACCATTAATTTGGGTGACATTCAAATCAATAACGATAAACCATTTGTGTTATTCGGTGGAATGAATGTTTTAGAATCTCGTGATCTCGCGATGAAGATTGCTGAAACTTATGCTGAGGTCACTCAAAAACTGGGTATCCCTTATGTTTTTAAAGCCTCTTTTGATAAAGCTAATCGCTCATCGATTAATTCTTTTCGTGGCCCGGGCATGGAAGAAGGGTTAAAGATATTTGAAGAAATCAAGCAAACATTCAAACTACCGTTAATCACTGACGTACATGAAACGGCTCAATGTGTACCTGTAGCTGAAATTGTTGATATTATTCAATTGCCAGCCTTTCTTGCCAGACAAACCGATCTTGTTGTCGCCATGGCGAAAACAGGTGCGATCATTAACGTTAAAAAACCACAGTTTTTAGCACCACACGAAATGCGCCATATCATTACTAAATTCAATGAAGCGGGTAATGATGAGATTATGTTGTGTGAACGGGGCAGCAGCTTTGGTTATAACAACCTTGTCGTTGATATGCTGGGCATGGATGACATGAAGCAAACTAGTTACCCAGTTATTTTCGATGCCACTCATGCACTACAACGCCCAGGTGGTCGTGCAGATTCTGCAGGCGGTCGCCGAGCTCAAGCCACAGAGCTTGCCCGAAGCGGTATGGCTCTTGGCTTAGCAGGCTTATTTATTGAAGCGCACCCAGATCCTAATAACGCCAAATGTGATGGTCCATGCGCTCTACCATTGGCAAAACTTGAAGGTTACTTAACACAAATGAAAGCGGTAGATGATTTGATTAAATCTTTTGATAAAATAAATACCAGCTGTTAA
- a CDS encoding DUF819 domain-containing protein, with protein MTNHALITNDATVMGLLAVILGFVFYTNGSSHPFWKSFYKYVPALLLCYFLPSLLNTFGIVDGDASKLYFVASRYLLPACLVLLILSVDLKAIMGLGPKAIIMFLTGTLGIVIGAPIALLIMSVIEPDLLGGHGPEAVWRGMTTLAGSWIGGGANQASMKEIYEVGGDIFSVMITVDVIVANIWMAVLLFMASKAKQIDTKTGADTSAINVLKDKVEKYHKENSRTPELRDLMIMVAIGFGITGLAHFTADFLGPFFSENYPETKVFSLTSSFFWLIVISTTIGLVLSFTKVRQIEAAGASKVASAFLYILVATIGMHMDISKIIETPIYFGIGIIWMIVHASFMLIVAKIIRAPLFYMAVGSQANVGGAASAPVVAAAFHPSLAPVGVLLAVFGYAVGTYAAWFCGVVLQYVAN; from the coding sequence ATGACAAACCATGCTCTGATAACTAATGACGCCACAGTAATGGGATTACTTGCCGTTATCCTCGGTTTTGTATTTTATACCAATGGTTCCAGTCATCCTTTCTGGAAGTCATTCTACAAATACGTACCTGCTTTGTTGTTGTGCTATTTTCTTCCTTCTTTGCTCAACACGTTTGGTATCGTCGATGGAGATGCTTCAAAATTATACTTTGTTGCGTCGCGTTATTTATTACCGGCATGCCTAGTTTTACTTATTTTAAGTGTGGATCTAAAAGCCATTATGGGATTAGGTCCAAAAGCCATTATCATGTTTTTGACAGGCACGCTTGGCATCGTCATTGGCGCACCCATCGCTCTACTCATTATGTCTGTTATTGAGCCTGATCTTCTTGGCGGTCACGGTCCTGAAGCGGTATGGCGCGGCATGACAACACTTGCAGGAAGTTGGATTGGTGGTGGCGCAAACCAAGCGTCAATGAAAGAAATTTATGAAGTAGGTGGAGACATCTTCTCTGTAATGATCACTGTCGATGTTATTGTCGCCAATATTTGGATGGCGGTATTGTTGTTTATGGCATCAAAGGCCAAACAAATAGATACAAAAACAGGTGCCGATACTTCAGCAATCAATGTATTAAAAGACAAGGTTGAAAAATACCACAAAGAAAACTCTCGGACACCAGAACTCAGAGATTTGATGATCATGGTAGCCATCGGTTTTGGTATTACAGGACTCGCTCATTTTACAGCTGACTTCCTAGGCCCATTTTTTAGTGAAAACTACCCTGAAACAAAAGTATTTAGCTTAACCTCTAGTTTCTTTTGGCTAATTGTTATTTCAACTACTATTGGTTTAGTACTGTCTTTCACTAAAGTCCGTCAAATCGAAGCTGCAGGAGCTTCAAAAGTCGCTTCAGCGTTTCTTTATATTCTTGTTGCAACCATTGGTATGCATATGGACATCAGCAAGATCATCGAAACACCAATTTATTTCGGTATTGGCATCATTTGGATGATAGTACACGCGAGCTTTATGCTCATCGTTGCAAAAATCATACGCGCACCTTTGTTTTATATGGCTGTCGGTAGCCAAGCTAATGTGGGTGGTGCAGCATCGGCTCCTGTCGTTGCGGCCGCTTTCCATCCATCGTTGGCACCTGTTGGTGTACTCTTAGCGGTATTTGGCTACGCTGTTGGTACATACGCAGCTTGGTTCTGTGGCGTTGTACTGCAATATGTAGCTAATTAA
- the ispE gene encoding 4-(cytidine 5'-diphospho)-2-C-methyl-D-erythritol kinase: protein MTKLTQNSATQTTYRWPAPAKLNLFLHINRRRDDGYHELQTLFQFIDKCDYLEFKITDSTDIILHSDLNKVVATSDNLILKAAKLLQSETCYQGGAEIWLDKQLPMGGGLGGGSSDAATTLVALNALWKTNLSQNKLAALGLQLGADVPVFIRGFAAFAEGVGEHLQPVELKEKFYLIIVPEVHVSTAEIFNAPNLPRDTKKYSLDNLLQNPWKNDCQNLVINKHPQVAKALDWLIEYAPSRMTGTGACVFAEFENKQQADTVMAALPTDFYGFVAQGLNQSPLSVYLADLN from the coding sequence ATGACTAAATTAACCCAAAACTCCGCTACACAAACAACCTATAGATGGCCTGCACCTGCAAAACTCAATTTATTTTTGCACATTAACAGACGACGTGATGATGGTTATCATGAATTGCAAACCTTATTTCAATTTATTGATAAGTGCGATTACCTTGAATTTAAAATAACCGACTCAACAGACATCATTTTACATTCTGATCTCAATAAGGTTGTTGCAACAAGCGATAACTTAATTCTTAAAGCTGCAAAATTGCTGCAATCTGAAACCTGTTATCAAGGTGGCGCTGAAATATGGTTAGATAAACAGCTGCCAATGGGCGGTGGTTTAGGCGGCGGTTCATCGGATGCAGCAACAACATTAGTGGCATTAAATGCCTTATGGAAAACGAATCTGAGTCAAAATAAGCTTGCCGCTTTAGGTCTTCAACTTGGCGCTGATGTACCTGTTTTTATAAGGGGTTTTGCCGCATTTGCTGAAGGTGTAGGTGAGCATTTACAACCTGTGGAATTGAAAGAGAAGTTCTACCTGATCATTGTTCCCGAAGTGCATGTTTCAACAGCCGAAATTTTCAATGCCCCCAACCTACCCAGAGATACTAAAAAATATTCATTAGACAATTTATTACAAAACCCGTGGAAAAATGACTGCCAAAATTTAGTCATTAATAAACACCCCCAAGTTGCCAAGGCATTAGACTGGCTGATAGAATATGCGCCGTCAAGAATGACTGGAACAGGCGCTTGCGTGTTTGCAGAATTCGAGAACAAACAGCAAGCAGATACCGTGATGGCTGCACTTCCAACAGATTTTTATGGG
- the lolB gene encoding lipoprotein insertase outer membrane protein LolB has protein sequence MKISYHQLKYVLVAFSILAINACSSLPKTDLTAISVKQASQAQAWEMKGKLAVRTPQDKFSTNLYWLHTPQQDQLTLTTMLGTTVLSLTSTATGAKLDVDGKTYHDSNPEILLQRVAGWRFPIKRLPLWVTGQTSAEDIVLQQYNDGSPKHVSTEYNQTLWALWYLSWQQQSGAKLPKQLKVEQSELKLKIQINHWQALAEK, from the coding sequence GTGAAGATCTCATATCATCAGCTTAAGTATGTATTAGTCGCTTTCTCTATTCTTGCCATTAACGCTTGTAGTTCGCTGCCTAAAACCGATCTTACTGCTATTTCCGTTAAACAAGCATCACAAGCGCAAGCTTGGGAGATGAAAGGCAAGCTGGCAGTAAGAACACCTCAAGATAAATTCAGCACGAACCTTTATTGGCTTCATACTCCACAACAAGACCAACTGACCCTCACGACGATGCTTGGCACAACCGTATTAAGCCTAACGTCGACAGCTACTGGCGCAAAACTTGACGTTGACGGCAAAACATATCATGACAGTAATCCAGAGATATTATTGCAACGAGTTGCAGGATGGCGTTTCCCGATAAAGCGTTTACCTTTATGGGTGACAGGTCAAACGAGCGCAGAAGATATCGTACTACAACAATATAACGACGGCAGCCCAAAACACGTTAGCACTGAATATAACCAAACCCTATGGGCACTGTGGTATTTAAGTTGGCAACAACAAAGCGGAGCTAAGCTTCCAAAGCAACTTAAAGTCGAACAATCAGAATTAAAATTAAAAATTCAAATAAACCATTGGCAAGCATTGGCCGAGAAGTAA